One genomic segment of Pristiophorus japonicus isolate sPriJap1 unplaced genomic scaffold, sPriJap1.hap1 HAP1_SCAFFOLD_29, whole genome shotgun sequence includes these proteins:
- the LOC139248266 gene encoding zinc finger protein 3-like, whose amino-acid sequence MEKPWKCGDCGKGFIIPSRLEIHRRTHTGERPFTCSDCGKGFTGSSNLLRHQRVHTGEGLFTCSECGMGFTCSSHLVTHQRVHTGERPFTCSDCGKRFTCSSHLVTHQRVHTAELLFTCSECGKGFTRPSILLAHQRIHTGERPFTCSVCGKGFTRSSTLLRHQRVHTGERPFTCSECGKRFTYSSHLVTHQRVHTGERPFTCSECGKGFTQSSHLLKHQQVHK is encoded by the coding sequence atggagaaaccgtggaaatgtggtgactgcgggaagggattcattatCCCATCACGGCTGGAAATTCATCGTCGtactcacaccggggagaggccgttcacctgctccgattgtgggaagggattcactgggtcatccaatcttctgagacaccagcgagttcacactggggaggggctattcacttgctctgagtgtgggatgggattcacttgttcatcccaccttgtaacacaccagcgagttcacacgggggagaggccgttcacctgctctgattgtgggaagagattcacttgttcatcccaccttgtaacacaccagcgagttcacactgcggagttgctgttcacctgctccgagtgtgggaagggattcactcggccatCCATCCTGCTGGcacatcagcgaattcacactggggagaggccatttacctgctctgtgtgtgggaagggattcactcggtcatccaccctgctgagacaccagcgagttcacactggggagaggccgttcacctgctctgaatgtgggaagagattcacttattcatcccaccttgtaactcaccagcgagttcacactggggagaggccattcacctgctctgagtgcgggaagggattcactcagtcatcccacctgctgaaacaccagcaagttcacaagtga